The Epinephelus lanceolatus isolate andai-2023 chromosome 1, ASM4190304v1, whole genome shotgun sequence genome has a window encoding:
- the ptgis gene encoding prostacyclin synthase: MLWTIFLLVNGLLLLALLYSTRTRQRNEPPLDKGFIPWLGHALEFGKDAAKFLARMKDRHGDIFTVRVAGHYVTVLLDPNSFDAVMNDTVSLDFTRSRNQLLQRIFSLQLPSVKPTAERKWMEGHFQGFSLSKLSSSMNTHLQNLLLSDQRGYSPSEWRQDGLFSLCYSLLFRAGYLTLFERRDNATAVYNEFRKFDHLLTKLARCSLKRGESKTATSSRERLWELLSPNWLSGESESNSWQRSYHHFLQEAGVDAEMQKRALLLQLWTTQCNAGPTAFWLLGYLLTHTEAMEAVKSEIRGLTPRDTSLQHPPINLLGAHRTPVLDSVLSETLRLTAAVMINREVVQDKILHMDNGQEYHLRRGDRVCLFPFLSPQMDPQIHPEPQIFKYDRFLNEDMTVKDKFYKDGNRLKYYTMPWGAGRNICVGKEFAVTVIKQFVFLLVTYLDLELCDPDAKLPPVNPSRYGFGMLQPDGDVQVRYRLKRTRREM; the protein is encoded by the exons ATGTTATGGACAATATTCTTACTGGTGAACGGACTTCTTTTACTAGCTCTTCTTTACTCCACTCGGACAAG ACAGAGAAATGAGCCACCTCTGGACAAAGGTTTTATTCCATGGCTGGGACACGCTCTGGAGTTTGGAAAAGATGCTGCAAAGTTTTTGGCCCGGATGAAGGACAGACACGGGGATATCTTCACT GTACGTGTTGCTGGTCATTATGTGACAGTGCTTTTGGACCCAAACTCATTCGATGCAGTGATGAATGACACCGTCTCCTTGGACTTCACCCGCAGCAGAAACCAGCTTCTACAAAGGATCTTCAGTCTGCAGCTGCCGAGTGTCAAACccacagcagagaggaaatgGATGGAAGG GCATTTTCAGGGTTTCAGTCTCTCCAAGCTCAGCAGCTCCATGAACACTCACCTCCAGAACCTGCTGCTGAGTGACCAGAGAGGTTACAGCCCGTCAGAGTGGAGACAGGATGGACTCTTCAGCCTTTGTTACAGCCTACTCTTCAG GGCCGGATATCTCACACTGTTTGAGAGGAGAGACAATGCCACTGCAGTCTACAATGAGTTTCGCAAATTTGACCATCTTCTCACCAAACTGGCTCGCTGCTCACTCAAGCGAG GGGAAAGCAAAACAGCCACCTCATCCCGGGAGCGACTGTGGGAGCTGCTGTCTCCAAACTGGTTGAGCGGAGAGTCAGAGTCGAACTCTTGGCAGCGGAGCTACCACCACTTTCTGCAGGAGGCGGGAGTGGATGCAGAAATGCAGAAAAGAGCTTTGCTTTTGCAGCTGTGGACCACACAG TGCAACGCAGGACCTACTGCCTTTTGGCTCCTCGGCTACCTGCTCACTCACACTGAGGCCATGGAGGCTGTTAAATCAGAGATCAGAGGCCTTACTCCCCGGGACACTTCCCTACAGCATCCCCCCATCAACCTGCTGGGAGCACACAGAACACCTGTGCTCG ATAGCGTTCTGAGCGAGACCCTACGGCTCACCGCCGCGGTAATGATCAACAGGGAGGTGGTGCAGGACAAAATCCTGCACATGGACAATGGACAGGAGTACCACCTCAGACGAGGGGACAGAGTGTGTCTGTTCCCCTTCCTCAGCCCTCAAATGGACCCACAGATACACCCAGAACCACAG ATTTTCAAGTACGATCGCTTTTTAAATGAAGACATGACAGTGAAGGATAAATTCTACAAAGACGGTAACAGGCTGAAGTACTACACCATGCCCTGGGGTGCAGGGAGAAACATCTGCGTTGGGAAGGAGTTTGCTGTTACAGTCATTAAACA ATTTGTGTTCCTGCTCGTGACCTATCTCGACCTGGAGTTGTGCGACCCAGACGCTAAACTGCCCCCAGTTAATCCCAGTCGCTATGGCTTCGGGATGCTCCAGCCGGACGGAGATGTGCAGGTCCGGTACAGACTGAAGAGGACACGGCGAGAAATGTGA